From Gimesia panareensis, the proteins below share one genomic window:
- a CDS encoding polyphosphate kinase 2 family protein produces MHYFKKFHVEPGSKVDLSTIDASFKDHHESHQHALPEIETYRQKLADLQYLMYAENKRSLLICLQGRDAAGKDGTIKHVLGAMNPQGCTVTGFKVPTKEEAAHDFLWRYHRTTPEKGQVAIFNRSHYEDVLVVRVHNLVPQQVWEQRYAHINHFEQQLADSGTHILKFYLHIDPEEQLARFKQRIDDPARHWKISDNDYAERPLWDEYTTAFEAALSQCSTPHAPWFIIPSNHKWFRNLAISRIVTETLEALNMKFPEPTVDINEIKQKYHQIVEKEHEESAPQ; encoded by the coding sequence ATGCATTACTTTAAAAAATTCCATGTCGAACCCGGCAGCAAAGTCGACCTCTCAACCATCGATGCCAGTTTCAAGGATCACCATGAATCCCATCAGCACGCGCTGCCGGAAATCGAAACATATCGCCAGAAACTCGCAGATCTGCAGTACCTGATGTATGCCGAAAACAAACGTTCGCTGCTGATCTGCCTGCAGGGCCGCGATGCCGCGGGTAAGGATGGCACCATTAAACACGTCCTGGGCGCTATGAACCCGCAGGGCTGCACGGTGACTGGCTTCAAAGTCCCCACCAAAGAAGAAGCCGCCCATGATTTCCTCTGGCGTTACCACCGGACCACTCCCGAGAAAGGACAGGTGGCGATCTTCAACCGATCACATTACGAAGACGTCCTGGTCGTCCGCGTGCACAATCTTGTGCCGCAGCAAGTCTGGGAACAGCGCTACGCACACATCAATCATTTCGAACAGCAGCTGGCAGACAGTGGTACGCACATCCTTAAGTTCTATCTGCACATCGATCCGGAAGAACAGCTCGCCCGGTTCAAGCAGCGGATCGACGACCCGGCCCGCCACTGGAAAATCAGCGACAACGACTACGCCGAACGCCCCCTCTGGGACGAATACACCACAGCCTTCGAAGCGGCCCTCAGCCAGTGCAGCACGCCGCACGCCCCCTGGTTCATCATTCCCTCCAACCACAAATGGTTCCGCAATCTGGCCATCTCTCGTATCGTAACTGAGACCCTGGAAGCCCTGAACATGAAATTCCCGGAACCCACCGTCGACATCAACGAGATCAAACAGAAGTATCACCAGATCGTCGAAAAGGAACACGAAGAGTCAGCACCACAGTAG
- a CDS encoding arylsulfatase, translated as MLRFSIDSLIRRSCRSAASLLALFCLTLISTSVCYAERPNIILIMADDLGFSDLGCYGSEIKTPHLDQLAQEGLRFKRFYNAGRCCPTRASLSTGLYPHQAGMGWMNRNDNLPGYQGELGKNCVTIAEVLSSADYRCYHVGKWHLTYRMREANENWPLGRGFDRAYGTGGGGNYFAPRPLYEDNQLIKPPKEGYYITDAFSSKAVEFLKDHNQQHKQQPFFMYLAYTAPHFPLHALPEDIARYKGHYRGGWDALRKQRHQSMQKLGLINCPLSPRDPDAKAWDSLSEKEQQEWDLRMSVYAAMVTCMDRGIGQVLEQIEQMGQTNNTLVLFLSDNGASAEYIDRGHQPGAITGTRESFRCAEVGWANSSNTPFRFHKMWVHEGGISTPLIVRWPDQIKQTGGWTNQVGHIIDVMATCLDISGAKYPASKKDQAIFPYEGNSLLPTFQHPETTKPRTLCWEHEGNKAIRQGDWKLVKENDHKWELYDLSKDRSELNNLVKTDPERVETMSREWDAWAERVGVVPWDDLPPPGYRKKGPKFYRKK; from the coding sequence ATGCTCCGATTCTCAATTGATTCATTGATCAGACGCAGCTGCCGTTCTGCAGCGTCACTCCTGGCACTTTTTTGTCTGACACTGATTTCTACCAGTGTCTGTTATGCCGAACGTCCCAATATCATCCTGATCATGGCCGACGACCTTGGTTTTTCCGATCTCGGCTGTTACGGTTCCGAAATCAAAACGCCCCATCTCGACCAGTTGGCGCAAGAAGGCCTGCGGTTTAAGCGGTTCTATAATGCGGGCCGCTGCTGTCCCACCCGGGCCTCACTCTCGACCGGTCTCTATCCGCACCAGGCAGGCATGGGCTGGATGAATCGGAACGACAACCTCCCCGGCTATCAGGGAGAACTGGGGAAGAATTGCGTCACGATCGCCGAAGTCCTCTCCTCCGCTGACTACCGCTGTTATCACGTCGGCAAATGGCACCTGACCTACCGTATGCGCGAAGCCAACGAAAACTGGCCCCTCGGACGGGGCTTCGACCGCGCCTATGGCACCGGAGGGGGAGGCAATTATTTCGCACCACGTCCCCTCTACGAAGACAATCAGCTGATCAAACCACCCAAAGAGGGTTATTACATCACCGATGCGTTCAGCAGCAAAGCGGTCGAATTTCTCAAAGATCACAACCAGCAACACAAACAGCAGCCCTTTTTCATGTACCTCGCCTATACGGCCCCCCACTTCCCGCTGCACGCGCTCCCGGAAGACATCGCCCGTTACAAAGGGCACTACCGCGGCGGCTGGGACGCACTCCGCAAACAGCGGCATCAGAGCATGCAGAAACTGGGGCTGATCAACTGCCCGCTCTCCCCCCGCGATCCGGATGCCAAAGCCTGGGACAGTCTTTCCGAAAAAGAACAGCAGGAATGGGACCTGCGAATGTCGGTCTACGCAGCCATGGTCACCTGCATGGATCGCGGCATCGGTCAGGTCCTGGAACAGATTGAACAGATGGGCCAGACAAACAATACGCTGGTGCTGTTCCTTTCCGATAATGGTGCCAGTGCCGAATACATCGATCGGGGTCATCAGCCCGGCGCCATCACCGGCACCCGCGAATCCTTCCGCTGTGCCGAGGTCGGCTGGGCCAACAGCAGCAACACTCCGTTCCGTTTCCATAAAATGTGGGTCCACGAGGGAGGCATCTCCACGCCACTCATCGTCCGCTGGCCCGACCAGATCAAACAGACCGGAGGCTGGACGAATCAGGTCGGCCACATCATCGATGTCATGGCCACCTGCCTCGATATCTCCGGTGCAAAGTATCCCGCATCGAAAAAAGATCAGGCCATTTTCCCCTATGAAGGCAACAGCCTGCTCCCCACGTTCCAGCATCCGGAGACCACAAAACCACGGACTCTCTGCTGGGAACACGAAGGCAACAAAGCCATCCGACAGGGAGACTGGAAACTGGTCAAAGAAAACGATCACAAGTGGGAACTCTACGATCTGAGCAAGGACCGCAGCGAACTTAATAACCTGGTCAAAACCGACCCGGAGCGGGTGGAAACCATGTCCCGGGAATGGGATGCCTGGGCCGAGCGCGTCGGTGTCGTTCCCTGGGACGATCTCCCTCCCCCCGGCTACAGAAAGAAAGGGCCGAAGTTCTACCGCAAGAAATAA
- a CDS encoding UxaA family hydrolase yields MSTVASSPLLKLHPEDNIAIARNSVAENQECAISENESVTARESIDLGHKVAIQPIAKGERIRKFGQVIGFATCDIQPGDWIHSHNLEAGELSLDYAFSSDVPAPPEPVTGRTFMGYRRPNGKAATRNYLAIISTVNCSATASKYIARELAQTSLADYPNIDGIIPLVHKGGCAMQYDGEDHHQLMRTLGGFAKHPNIGAYVILGLGCETGQGSFLSDNEGLVQLQNLKEPDPMEPLVLNIQDIGGIRKTVDYVSGLLKDYLPKVNDVIREPIPVSELILGTECGGSDGNSGVTANPALGIASDLLVAHGATSILGETSEIYGGEHLLTRRAITPEVGQDLIDRIKWWEDYTGKFGVVIDNNPSPGNKRGGLTTIYEKSLGAIAKGGSTALQAVYRFAEPVTEKGFVIMDTPGYDPASVTGMVAGGANVVCFTTGRGSCFGCKPVPSIKIATNTPMFERMQDDMDLDAGRILNGTSVEEVGREIFELIIEVASGKKTKSEAQGIGDEEFCPWSIGPVL; encoded by the coding sequence ATGTCCACCGTCGCCTCTTCGCCGTTACTGAAACTGCATCCGGAAGATAATATCGCCATCGCCCGTAACTCTGTGGCGGAAAACCAGGAGTGTGCGATCTCTGAAAATGAGAGCGTGACCGCCCGCGAAAGCATTGATCTGGGCCATAAAGTCGCCATTCAGCCAATCGCCAAAGGGGAACGCATCCGTAAGTTTGGTCAGGTAATCGGCTTCGCAACCTGCGATATTCAACCGGGTGACTGGATTCACAGCCACAACCTGGAAGCAGGCGAACTCAGCCTCGATTACGCCTTTTCCAGCGACGTTCCTGCTCCGCCGGAACCAGTCACGGGCCGCACCTTCATGGGGTATCGTCGCCCCAACGGAAAAGCAGCGACCCGCAACTACCTGGCGATTATCAGTACCGTCAACTGTTCGGCGACCGCTTCAAAATACATCGCCCGGGAGCTGGCTCAGACCTCCCTGGCCGACTACCCGAATATCGATGGCATTATCCCGCTGGTTCACAAAGGGGGCTGTGCCATGCAGTATGATGGAGAAGATCACCATCAGCTGATGCGAACTCTGGGGGGATTTGCGAAGCATCCCAACATCGGCGCTTATGTCATTCTGGGGCTGGGGTGTGAAACAGGGCAAGGTTCTTTCCTCTCCGACAACGAAGGACTGGTCCAGCTGCAGAATCTGAAAGAGCCCGACCCCATGGAACCCCTGGTGCTGAATATCCAGGACATCGGCGGAATCAGAAAAACCGTCGATTATGTTTCGGGACTGCTCAAAGACTACTTACCGAAAGTCAACGATGTCATCCGCGAGCCGATTCCGGTCTCTGAACTCATTCTGGGCACCGAATGTGGGGGTAGCGACGGGAACAGTGGCGTCACCGCAAACCCGGCCCTGGGAATCGCCAGCGATCTGCTCGTCGCTCATGGCGCGACTTCCATTCTGGGGGAAACATCGGAAATCTATGGGGGCGAACATCTTCTGACCCGCCGTGCGATTACTCCCGAAGTCGGTCAGGACCTGATTGACCGTATTAAATGGTGGGAAGATTACACGGGTAAATTTGGCGTGGTCATCGACAACAATCCCTCCCCCGGGAATAAAAGAGGTGGCCTGACCACGATTTACGAAAAATCACTGGGCGCCATCGCCAAGGGGGGCAGCACCGCTCTGCAGGCCGTCTACCGTTTTGCTGAGCCTGTGACCGAAAAAGGCTTTGTCATTATGGATACCCCTGGCTACGACCCGGCTTCGGTGACCGGGATGGTGGCTGGCGGAGCGAATGTGGTCTGCTTTACCACTGGTCGGGGCAGCTGTTTCGGCTGTAAGCCGGTCCCCAGCATCAAAATTGCAACCAACACCCCCATGTTCGAACGAATGCAGGACGACATGGACCTGGACGCAGGCCGCATCCTGAATGGGACCTCCGTAGAGGAAGTCGGCCGCGAAATCTTCGAGCTGATTATCGAAGTGGCCAGCGGAAAAAAGACCAAAAGTGAGGCGCAGGGCATCGGAGATGAAGAGTTTTGCCCCTGGAGCATCGGCCCGGTTCTCTGA
- a CDS encoding arylsulfatase → MLLSLWQREYFQQLLCILVFSLVSVSQWATSRGAETKSPNVILLLTDDQGYGDVGFHGNAKIRTPHMDQLAREGMELTRFYCSPVCAPTRASVMTGRYYYRSGVIHTSRGGAKMHGAETTLAELLQANGYATGIFGKWHLGDNYPMRPQDQGFMESLVHKSGGIGQTPDKPNSYFDPWLWKNGKREQGKGYCTDLFFDAALEFMDRQSAEGKPFFVYLPTNAPHTPLEIADAYWKPYLKQGLNETTARVYGMVENLDENLGRLMAHLEQKKLQKNTILIFLGDNGPQQKRYTAGLKGRKSWVYEGGIRVPFVASWPGHIPEGTQSAQIAAHIDLLPTLLAMTGTPKPKSLKLDGIDLSGLLTGKVKTLPARSLFFQVHRGLTPQRYQNCAVVTQRYKLVGYPGTFGEENLMRDAEPVLELYDLAADPGETKNLISDKPEIAGKLRQEYQQWYSDVKQSRHFQPGMIVIDSRKENPTTLCRYQDGSFAQGNSQGWMVQVETPGLYQIQIQRGTGQKPGKLSVNWQGEETHEFLQADESTARFELKSGSGLLDIWFQEEGADRVYPGDNSTRGDVILKRLD, encoded by the coding sequence ATGCTTTTATCTCTGTGGCAGAGAGAATATTTCCAGCAGCTGTTGTGCATTCTGGTTTTCAGTCTGGTCAGCGTATCGCAGTGGGCAACCAGCCGGGGAGCGGAAACGAAGTCGCCCAATGTGATTTTACTGCTGACCGATGATCAGGGCTATGGCGATGTGGGCTTTCATGGCAACGCGAAAATCAGAACGCCTCACATGGATCAACTGGCCCGAGAGGGAATGGAGCTGACCCGCTTTTACTGCAGTCCGGTCTGTGCGCCGACCCGAGCCAGTGTGATGACGGGCCGCTATTATTATCGATCGGGCGTGATTCACACCTCGCGGGGTGGTGCCAAGATGCACGGGGCAGAAACGACGCTGGCAGAGTTGCTGCAGGCGAACGGATATGCAACCGGGATCTTTGGTAAATGGCATCTGGGAGACAATTACCCGATGAGGCCGCAGGATCAGGGGTTCATGGAATCGCTGGTGCATAAGAGTGGCGGGATCGGACAGACGCCCGACAAACCCAACAGTTACTTTGATCCCTGGTTGTGGAAAAACGGGAAACGGGAGCAGGGGAAAGGGTACTGCACCGATCTATTTTTTGATGCCGCGCTGGAGTTTATGGATCGACAGTCAGCCGAGGGAAAACCGTTTTTTGTATATCTGCCGACCAATGCACCACACACGCCACTGGAAATTGCGGATGCTTACTGGAAGCCTTATCTGAAGCAGGGACTGAACGAAACGACGGCCCGTGTGTACGGCATGGTTGAAAACCTGGACGAAAATCTGGGGCGACTGATGGCGCATCTGGAACAGAAAAAACTGCAGAAGAACACAATCCTGATCTTTCTGGGAGACAACGGTCCGCAGCAGAAACGTTATACCGCGGGATTGAAAGGGCGGAAATCCTGGGTCTATGAAGGGGGAATCCGCGTGCCGTTCGTGGCCAGCTGGCCTGGACACATTCCTGAGGGAACCCAGAGTGCCCAGATCGCGGCACACATCGATCTGCTGCCGACCCTGCTCGCAATGACGGGAACACCGAAACCGAAGTCGTTAAAGCTGGACGGTATTGATCTCTCCGGTCTGTTAACGGGTAAAGTGAAAACCCTGCCTGCCCGCAGTCTGTTTTTTCAGGTCCATCGAGGGCTGACTCCCCAGCGTTATCAGAACTGTGCCGTGGTTACACAACGGTATAAACTGGTAGGCTACCCGGGTACCTTTGGCGAGGAGAACCTGATGCGCGATGCCGAACCGGTACTGGAACTCTACGATCTCGCTGCGGATCCCGGCGAGACGAAGAATCTGATATCCGACAAGCCCGAAATCGCAGGCAAATTGCGTCAGGAGTATCAGCAATGGTATTCCGATGTGAAACAGTCTCGCCATTTCCAGCCGGGAATGATCGTCATTGACAGCCGGAAAGAGAACCCGACCACCCTGTGCCGCTACCAGGATGGATCTTTCGCACAGGGGAATTCACAGGGCTGGATGGTCCAGGTGGAGACACCCGGCTTATATCAGATTCAAATCCAGCGGGGAACAGGCCAGAAGCCGGGTAAGCTTTCCGTCAACTGGCAGGGAGAGGAGACGCACGAATTTCTGCAGGCAGATGAGAGTACCGCCCGTTTTGAACTGAAGTCAGGCAGCGGTTTGCTGGATATCTGGTTTCAGGAAGAGGGGGCGGACCGCGTCTATCCGGGGGACAACAGCACACGGGGCGACGTGATTCTGAAGCGACTGGATTAA